One region of Cinclus cinclus chromosome 1, bCinCin1.1, whole genome shotgun sequence genomic DNA includes:
- the PLEKHF2 gene encoding pleckstrin homology domain-containing family F member 2, whose translation MVDRLANSEANTRRISIVENCFGAAGQPLTIPGRVLIGEGVLTKLCRKKPKARQFFLFNDILVYGNIVIQKKKYNKQHIIPLENVTIDSIQDEGDLRNGWLIKTPTKSFAVYAATATEKSEWMNHINKCVSDLLSKSGKTPSNEHAAVWVPDSEATVCMRCQKAKFTPVNRRHHCRKCGFVVCGPCSEKRFLLPSQSSKPVRICDFCYDLLSTGEMTACQSTRSDSYSQSPKSSLNDVSDDDDDEDSSD comes from the coding sequence ATGGTGGATCGCTTGGCAAACAGTGAGGCAAATACTAGAAGAATAAGTATAGTGGAAAACTGCTTTGGAGCAGCTGGTCAACCCCTGACTATTCCTGGCCGTGTTCTGATTGGAGAGGGAGTCCTAACAAAACTGTGTAGGAAGAAGCCCAAAGCAAGGCAGTTCTTCCTGTTCAATGACATTCTTGTTTACGGTAACATTGTCATCCAGAAGAAGAAATACAACAAACAGCACATAATCCCACTGGAAAATGTCACCATCGATTCCATCCAGGATGAGGGAGATTTACGGAATGGGTGGCTGATCAAGACACCAACGAAGTCATTTGCGGTTTATGCTGCCACTGCTACAGAGAAGTCGGAGTGGATGAACCACATAAATAAGTGCGTTTCTGATTTGCTTTCCAAAAGCGGGAAGACCCCTAGCAATGAACACGCAGCTGTGTGGGTGCCGGACTCGGAAGCCACGGTGTGCATGCGCTGTCAGAAAGCCAAGTTCACTCCTGTCAACCGCCGCCACCACTGCCGCAAGTGCGGCTTCGTCGTCTGCGGGCCCTGCTCGGAAAAGAGGTTTCTGCTCCCCAGCCAGTCTTCCAAGCCAGTGAGAATCTGCGACTTCTGCTATGACCTTCTTTCTACAGGGGAGATGACTGCTTGTCAGTCCACTAGGTCAGACTCCTACAGCCAGTCACCTAAGTCATCTTTAAATGATGTgtctgatgatgatgatgatgaagacaGTAGTGATTAA